In Microbacterium sp. SLBN-146, one genomic interval encodes:
- a CDS encoding cell wall metabolism sensor histidine kinase WalK, with the protein MSTTQLALLALFAGVVIGGSVALVIMLSLRARDRQRVLSSATVPEGVREVLHGMDDAAVVVDASGTVLAASVPASPFHLSEGEVLPSEELRALLRRTRGTELAASETIRLRRGAPPAEPRLVSVRASRVSARLTLFVLRDITEKERVEQMRRDFVANTSHELKTPVGAVTLLAEAVESAADDPDQVRIFAARLSAEANRLAQLTTRIMSLSRLQSTDELTDDRVVAVDEIVASAVDAHSIQADSAGVQIVRGGARGAYVRGDPQVLSEAVGNLIANAIAYSPQGASVGIGVKIVDGVVEIAVTDRGIGISERDQDRVFERFYRADPARARRTGGTGLGLSIVKHAVQRHGGEVRLWSRPGRGSTFTVRLPLTAAPDDVPPRKKRKKKRPAAAVLENMPQNGDLA; encoded by the coding sequence ATGTCCACGACGCAGCTCGCGCTGCTCGCACTCTTCGCGGGCGTTGTCATCGGCGGATCTGTCGCCCTGGTGATCATGCTCTCCCTCCGAGCACGGGACCGGCAGCGGGTCCTCTCCTCCGCAACCGTCCCCGAGGGAGTGCGCGAGGTTCTCCACGGGATGGATGACGCGGCGGTGGTGGTGGATGCGTCCGGGACGGTCCTCGCGGCGTCGGTACCGGCATCCCCCTTCCATCTGTCCGAGGGAGAAGTCCTGCCCTCCGAGGAGTTGCGTGCTCTCCTGCGCCGGACGCGGGGGACGGAGCTCGCCGCGAGCGAGACGATCCGCCTCCGTCGCGGTGCGCCGCCCGCCGAGCCGCGCCTCGTGTCGGTTCGTGCCTCGAGGGTGTCCGCGCGGTTGACGCTGTTCGTCCTGCGCGACATCACCGAGAAGGAGCGGGTCGAGCAGATGCGGCGCGACTTCGTCGCCAACACGAGCCACGAGCTGAAGACTCCTGTCGGGGCCGTGACGCTCCTCGCGGAGGCCGTCGAGTCGGCCGCCGACGATCCGGATCAGGTCCGCATCTTCGCGGCCCGGCTGAGCGCCGAGGCCAATCGCCTCGCGCAGCTCACGACGCGCATCATGAGCCTCTCCCGTTTGCAGTCGACGGACGAGCTGACCGACGATCGGGTCGTCGCGGTCGACGAGATCGTGGCATCCGCCGTCGATGCCCATTCGATCCAGGCGGACTCCGCCGGCGTGCAGATCGTCCGCGGCGGCGCACGTGGCGCATACGTACGGGGCGATCCGCAGGTCTTGAGCGAAGCGGTGGGCAACCTCATCGCGAACGCCATCGCCTACTCGCCGCAGGGCGCGAGCGTCGGCATCGGCGTCAAGATCGTCGACGGCGTCGTCGAGATCGCCGTCACCGATCGCGGGATCGGCATCTCCGAGCGCGATCAGGATCGCGTGTTCGAGCGCTTCTACCGCGCCGACCCGGCACGCGCCCGGCGCACAGGCGGCACCGGACTGGGGCTGTCGATCGTCAAGCACGCCGTCCAGCGGCACGGGGGAGAGGTGCGGCTGTGGTCACGCCCCGGCCGCGGCTCGACCTTCACGGTCCGCCTTCCCCTGACCGCCGCACCCGATGATGTCCCGCCGCGGAAGAAGCGCAAGAAGAAGCGCCCCGCCGCGGCGGTCCTTGAGAACATGCCCCAGAACGGAGATCTTGCATGA
- the ispD gene encoding 2-C-methyl-D-erythritol 4-phosphate cytidylyltransferase: MSTGSVQNPVVPVPRVAIIVVAAGSGTRLGGDAPKAFVGLDEHTILRHALEHVVAFPGAQVVVVAPAGREGDALTEALAVFGDARELVSVVTGGATRQASVAAGLHAVWPDVEIVLVHDAARALVPLGVFDRVVSAIDDGAAGAIPVLPVVDAIKRVEEREVVGVVDRSLLSAAQTPQGFRRDILETAYRTARDEFTDDAALVAEAGHRVAAVLGDPLGFKITTPADLDRARSLVARHPHAPATFAGPPALPRVGVGTDVHAFGGEGTLWLAGLEWPGEQALSGHSDGDAVAHAIVDALLAAGGLGDIGTHFGTDYPEYAGAHAEVFLQRTRALLAEAGLRIGNVSVQVQANRPRFAARRREAEEVLSQALGAPVAVSATTTDGLGFTGTGEGVAAFAVALVVPA, translated from the coding sequence GTGTCCACAGGCTCCGTTCAGAACCCCGTCGTCCCGGTACCTCGTGTCGCGATCATCGTCGTCGCCGCCGGATCCGGCACGCGACTCGGTGGCGACGCACCGAAGGCGTTCGTCGGTCTCGATGAGCACACCATCCTCCGGCACGCGCTCGAGCACGTCGTCGCTTTCCCCGGCGCGCAGGTCGTCGTCGTCGCGCCCGCGGGTCGGGAGGGAGATGCCCTGACGGAAGCCCTTGCGGTGTTCGGCGACGCGCGCGAACTCGTCTCCGTTGTGACGGGCGGGGCGACCCGCCAGGCATCTGTCGCGGCGGGGCTTCACGCCGTGTGGCCGGATGTCGAGATCGTCCTCGTTCACGACGCCGCGCGCGCACTCGTCCCGCTCGGCGTCTTCGATCGTGTCGTGAGCGCGATCGACGACGGGGCCGCCGGCGCCATCCCGGTCCTGCCCGTGGTCGACGCGATCAAGCGCGTCGAGGAGCGCGAGGTCGTCGGCGTCGTGGACCGATCCCTCCTGTCGGCGGCGCAGACTCCGCAGGGCTTCCGCCGCGACATCCTCGAGACGGCGTACCGCACGGCGCGCGATGAGTTCACCGACGACGCCGCCCTCGTCGCGGAAGCCGGCCACCGGGTGGCGGCCGTGCTGGGGGATCCGCTCGGTTTCAAGATCACGACCCCCGCAGACCTCGACCGTGCGCGCTCGCTCGTCGCGCGGCATCCGCATGCCCCCGCCACTTTCGCCGGGCCTCCCGCCCTGCCGCGCGTCGGCGTCGGCACCGACGTCCACGCCTTCGGAGGCGAGGGGACCCTCTGGCTCGCGGGACTCGAGTGGCCCGGCGAGCAGGCGCTGTCGGGGCACTCCGACGGCGATGCCGTGGCGCACGCGATCGTCGACGCCCTGCTCGCCGCCGGCGGCCTCGGCGATATCGGAACGCACTTCGGCACGGACTATCCCGAGTACGCCGGCGCTCACGCCGAGGTCTTCCTCCAGCGCACGCGCGCCCTGCTCGCCGAAGCGGGACTGCGGATCGGGAACGTCTCGGTCCAGGTCCAGGCCAACCGCCCGCGCTTCGCCGCCCGCCGCCGCGAAGCGGAAGAAGTGCTGTCGCAGGCGCTCGGAGCGCCCGTCGCCGTATCGGCCACGACGACCGACGGGCTGGGGTTCACCGGAACGGGCGAGGGAGTCGCCGCCTTCGCCGTCGCGCTCGTCGTGCCCGCCTGA
- a CDS encoding phosphoglyceromutase, which translates to MSAPYTLILLRHGQSEWNELNLFTGWVDVRLTEQGKAEARRGGELLAEAGLLPDVLHTSVLSRAIQTANIALDSADRLWIPVKRSWRLNERHYGALQGKDKAQTLEEFGQEQFMLWRRSFDVPPPELADDSEWSQVGDPRYEGIDGDVPRTESLKIVIDRMLPYWHSDIAPDLQAGKTVLVTAHGNSLRGLVKHLDGISDADISELNIPTGIPLVYRLDENLVPIQPGEYLDPEAAAVGAAAVASQGKH; encoded by the coding sequence ATGAGTGCGCCTTACACGCTGATCCTCCTCCGTCACGGCCAGAGCGAATGGAATGAGCTCAACCTCTTCACCGGATGGGTCGACGTCCGGCTCACCGAGCAGGGGAAAGCCGAGGCCCGTCGCGGTGGCGAGCTCCTCGCCGAAGCCGGCCTCCTTCCCGACGTCCTCCACACCTCTGTCCTCAGCCGCGCGATCCAGACGGCGAACATCGCGCTGGACTCCGCCGATCGGCTGTGGATCCCCGTCAAGCGCTCGTGGCGACTCAACGAGCGTCACTACGGTGCGCTGCAGGGCAAGGACAAGGCTCAGACCCTCGAAGAGTTCGGACAGGAGCAGTTCATGCTGTGGCGTCGCTCGTTCGACGTGCCGCCGCCGGAGCTCGCCGACGACAGCGAGTGGAGCCAGGTCGGAGACCCCCGCTACGAAGGCATCGACGGCGACGTCCCCCGCACGGAGTCGCTCAAGATCGTGATCGACCGCATGCTCCCGTACTGGCACAGCGACATCGCCCCCGATCTCCAGGCCGGCAAGACGGTGCTCGTGACGGCGCACGGCAACTCGCTCCGCGGTCTCGTGAAGCACCTCGACGGCATCAGTGACGCCGACATCTCCGAGCTCAACATCCCCACCGGCATCCCGCTCGTCTACCGGCTCGACGAGAACCTCGTTCCGATCCAGCCGGGCGAGTACCTCGACCCCGAAGCTGCCGCGGTCGGGGCTGCTGCCGTCGCTTCGCAGGGCAAGCACTGA
- a CDS encoding class I SAM-dependent methyltransferase yields the protein MSPRHAPTGHATRGTTGTNRLRRVDRWIARHPVLRRSPDPLVVDLGFGASAVTALELEARLAAVRDDVEVLGLEIDPDRVAHADRQLELVRDGRTPFSPDARVSFARGGFEVPVASGRRPAVIRVMNVLRQYDESEVAAAWASMAARLAPGGLLVEGTCDEIGRICTWIALDDDAAPRSLTVSLRLAAASTDPEWRPSIAAERLPKALIHRNVPGEPVHAFLSALDGEWVRQAAVAPFGPVHRWKRTLTEMAAAGWPLQESSRWRLGEVTVPWRSVAPTT from the coding sequence ATGTCGCCCCGCCACGCTCCTACGGGACACGCGACCCGCGGGACGACGGGAACCAATCGCCTGCGGCGCGTCGATAGGTGGATCGCCCGGCATCCGGTGCTGCGACGGAGCCCGGATCCCCTCGTCGTCGACCTCGGCTTCGGGGCGAGCGCCGTCACGGCTCTCGAGCTCGAAGCACGTCTCGCCGCCGTACGCGACGACGTCGAGGTGCTGGGACTCGAGATCGATCCCGACCGCGTCGCCCACGCAGACCGGCAGCTCGAGCTCGTCCGCGACGGTCGCACGCCGTTCTCACCGGATGCCCGTGTGTCCTTCGCGCGCGGAGGCTTCGAGGTTCCCGTGGCATCCGGCCGTCGACCCGCCGTGATCCGCGTCATGAACGTTCTCCGCCAGTACGACGAGAGCGAGGTCGCGGCGGCCTGGGCGTCGATGGCGGCACGGCTCGCGCCCGGTGGGCTCCTCGTCGAGGGGACCTGCGACGAGATCGGGCGGATCTGCACGTGGATCGCCCTCGACGACGACGCGGCGCCGCGATCGCTCACTGTTTCGCTGCGCCTCGCCGCGGCATCCACCGACCCGGAGTGGCGACCCTCGATCGCCGCGGAACGCCTGCCGAAGGCCCTCATCCACCGGAACGTTCCGGGCGAGCCCGTTCACGCGTTCCTCTCCGCCCTCGATGGCGAGTGGGTGCGGCAGGCGGCCGTCGCGCCCTTCGGACCCGTCCACCGATGGAAGCGGACACTCACCGAGATGGCAGCCGCGGGGTGGCCGCTGCAGGAGTCGAGCAGATGGCGGCTCGGCGAAGTGACGGTGCCGTGGCGCTCGGTGGCACCGACGACCTGA
- a CDS encoding response regulator transcription factor: protein MTRVLIVEDEPDLADPLAYLLRREGYEVEITEDGPAALSAFRERGADIVLLDLMLPGMPGTEVCRQIRATSPVPIIMLTAKDSEVDIVVGLELGADDYVTKPYSSRELLARMRAVLRRLSATDADLDDRVLEGGRVVLDIDRHTVAVDGSEIAMPLKEFELLEVLMRNAGRVLTRGQLIDRVWGSDYFGDTKTLDVHIKRIRSRIEEKPGDPSMLVTVRGLGYRFEG from the coding sequence ATGACACGTGTCCTGATCGTGGAGGACGAGCCAGACCTCGCCGACCCTCTCGCCTACCTTCTGCGCCGCGAGGGGTACGAGGTCGAGATCACGGAGGACGGGCCGGCCGCCCTGTCGGCATTCCGCGAGCGAGGCGCAGACATCGTGCTGCTCGACCTGATGCTTCCCGGCATGCCGGGAACGGAGGTCTGCCGCCAGATCCGTGCCACGTCGCCCGTCCCGATCATCATGCTGACGGCGAAGGACTCCGAAGTCGATATCGTGGTCGGCCTCGAGCTCGGCGCCGACGACTACGTGACGAAGCCGTACTCGTCACGTGAGCTCCTGGCCCGCATGCGCGCCGTGCTGCGTCGGCTCTCGGCGACCGACGCCGATCTCGACGACCGCGTGCTCGAAGGAGGCCGCGTGGTCCTCGACATCGATCGCCACACCGTGGCCGTCGACGGCAGCGAGATCGCGATGCCCCTGAAGGAGTTCGAGCTCCTCGAGGTCCTGATGCGCAACGCGGGCCGCGTGCTGACGCGTGGCCAGCTCATCGACCGGGTGTGGGGGAGCGACTACTTCGGCGACACCAAGACGCTCGACGTACACATCAAGCGCATCCGGTCGCGCATCGAGGAGAAGCCGGGAGACCCGAGCATGCTCGTCACCGTGCGCGGCCTGGGATACCGCTTCGAAGGCTGA
- a CDS encoding aromatic acid exporter family protein, with amino-acid sequence MDPRPALQRVADSGIAIVQIVVAATGAYAFAHFVLGHAAPLLAATVTLSSLGLVRDARPRRVLETVIGMIIGILVAEVLLLVAGSGWWQLAIALALTLTVARFLSAQASFAIAAGIQSIIVMVIPAAAPFERLVDGAVGGVAALLVTALLPRNPARAELRDARAVFAAVDGAIATIVQGLRRGDRLRADRGLQKARAIQPLLENWRSSLESGAAIARIAPFLRRQRSELARHRRILEAMDLATRNLRVVARRAAYLVDDGSARPVMADVLAELGRGAHRIADSLDDISLEPEARATLVAVASHLDPAEIAPSGSFVDQNLVGSLRPLAVDLLTATGMPQDAARAAVPRI; translated from the coding sequence ATGGATCCCCGTCCGGCCCTGCAGCGCGTCGCAGACTCGGGCATCGCGATCGTGCAGATCGTCGTTGCGGCGACAGGCGCCTATGCCTTCGCGCACTTCGTGCTGGGTCATGCCGCCCCGCTGCTCGCAGCGACGGTGACCTTGTCGAGCCTCGGACTCGTGCGGGATGCCCGCCCGCGCCGCGTGCTCGAGACCGTCATCGGCATGATCATCGGGATCCTCGTCGCCGAGGTCCTTCTCCTCGTCGCCGGATCGGGATGGTGGCAGCTCGCGATCGCACTCGCGCTGACTCTCACGGTCGCACGATTCCTCTCGGCGCAGGCGAGCTTCGCGATCGCCGCCGGCATCCAGTCGATCATCGTCATGGTGATACCCGCGGCCGCCCCGTTCGAGCGCCTCGTCGACGGCGCGGTCGGGGGAGTGGCGGCCCTCCTCGTGACGGCGCTCCTCCCGCGGAATCCCGCCCGCGCCGAGCTTCGTGACGCACGCGCGGTGTTCGCAGCGGTGGACGGAGCGATCGCGACGATCGTGCAGGGACTTCGTCGCGGCGATCGTCTTCGCGCCGACCGCGGGCTCCAGAAGGCGCGGGCGATCCAGCCGCTGCTGGAGAACTGGCGCTCATCCCTCGAATCGGGCGCGGCGATCGCGCGGATCGCGCCGTTCCTCCGGCGCCAGCGGTCGGAGCTGGCCCGTCATCGCCGGATCCTCGAGGCGATGGATCTCGCGACGCGCAACCTCCGTGTCGTCGCCCGGCGGGCGGCATACCTGGTCGACGACGGCAGCGCCCGACCGGTCATGGCCGATGTGCTCGCCGAGCTGGGGCGGGGTGCGCACCGGATCGCCGATTCGCTCGACGACATCTCGCTCGAACCCGAGGCTCGCGCGACGCTCGTCGCCGTCGCCTCGCACCTGGACCCCGCCGAGATCGCGCCCTCGGGCTCGTTCGTGGATCAGAACCTCGTGGGTTCGCTCCGCCCGCTGGCCGTCGACCTGCTGACGGCGACGGGGATGCCGCAGGATGCTGCGAGGGCCGCCGTTCCGCGCATCTGA
- the phoU gene encoding phosphate signaling complex protein PhoU, whose product MREVFHQSLEDVQGRLVEIAELVTVAIDKATRAFGTSDVALAEEVIDADPIIDEKALALDELTIEILARQQPVARDLRIVVSALRISASLERMGDIAEHIAQLTRMRFPERAIPKGLKSTFLKMGEYDVEVSRKLTELLRTEDLALIEEIRNTDDKLDELHVSVFEKVLSDSWQGEAAATVDATLASRYHERFADHAVSVAKKVAYLSTGDWTAPTDAIDVVAAAEQLAAEQQ is encoded by the coding sequence ATGCGCGAAGTCTTCCACCAGTCCCTCGAAGACGTCCAGGGTCGCCTCGTCGAGATCGCCGAACTCGTGACGGTCGCGATCGACAAGGCGACGAGGGCCTTCGGAACGAGCGACGTCGCGCTGGCCGAAGAGGTCATCGACGCCGACCCCATCATCGACGAGAAGGCACTGGCCCTCGACGAGCTCACGATCGAGATCCTCGCGCGGCAGCAGCCCGTCGCCCGCGATCTCCGCATCGTCGTGAGCGCCCTGCGCATCAGCGCATCGCTCGAGCGCATGGGCGACATCGCCGAGCACATCGCTCAGCTGACCCGCATGCGGTTCCCCGAGCGGGCCATCCCCAAGGGCCTCAAGTCGACCTTCCTGAAGATGGGCGAGTACGACGTCGAGGTGTCCCGCAAGCTCACCGAGCTCCTCCGCACCGAGGACCTCGCGCTCATCGAAGAGATCCGCAACACCGACGACAAGCTCGATGAGCTCCATGTCTCGGTGTTCGAGAAGGTCCTGAGCGACTCGTGGCAGGGCGAGGCGGCCGCGACGGTCGACGCGACGCTCGCGAGCCGCTACCACGAGCGTTTCGCCGACCACGCCGTCTCGGTCGCGAAGAAGGTCGCCTACCTCTCGACGGGCGACTGGACCGCACCGACCGACGCGATCGACGTCGTCGCCGCTGCCGAGCAGCTCGCAGCAGAACAGCAGTAG
- a CDS encoding FABP family protein — protein MHEIPTGLPSDLVPLSWLLGVWEGTGVIDYGVGDRHFTGEFTHRVSFSHDGGDFLNYSGNAWLHGADDARTPLVSEVGYWRLARPAAESDPGPGLLPALQESTVRTVDDVEELRNAEGGFDIEVSLVHSDGVSELYLGQVKGPRIDLATDAVVRTAGAKPYSAASRIYGLVDNHLLWAWDIAALGRELGSHASARLARAE, from the coding sequence ATGCACGAGATCCCGACCGGCCTGCCGTCCGATCTCGTCCCCCTCTCCTGGCTCCTGGGCGTCTGGGAAGGAACGGGCGTCATCGACTACGGCGTGGGCGACCGGCATTTCACGGGCGAGTTCACTCACCGCGTGAGCTTCAGCCACGATGGCGGCGACTTCCTGAACTACTCCGGCAACGCCTGGCTGCACGGTGCCGACGACGCCCGTACGCCCCTCGTCTCCGAGGTCGGATACTGGCGACTCGCGCGACCCGCCGCCGAGAGCGACCCTGGTCCTGGACTCCTCCCCGCACTCCAGGAGTCGACGGTGCGGACCGTCGACGACGTCGAGGAGCTCCGCAATGCAGAGGGCGGCTTCGACATCGAAGTCTCCCTCGTCCACTCCGACGGCGTGAGCGAGCTCTACCTCGGGCAGGTCAAGGGGCCGCGCATCGATCTCGCGACCGACGCCGTCGTACGCACGGCCGGCGCCAAGCCCTACTCCGCGGCATCCCGCATCTACGGTCTCGTCGACAACCATCTGCTGTGGGCGTGGGACATCGCGGCGTTGGGCCGTGAGCTCGGGTCTCATGCCTCGGCACGTCTCGCGCGGGCGGAGTGA
- a CDS encoding response regulator transcription factor has product MAQLLVLSSTHGGGPVLPSLELLSHRVRQIPAEPAQLVNAPNADVIFVDARVDLVGAKSLCKILNTTGLDAPLILVVTEGGLTAVSTDWGVDDVILVSAGPAEVDARVRLAIGRQTAEQVTTRIQTSGITIDESSYSAKVHGKPLDLTYKEFQLLHFFATHPSRVFTREQLLSEVWGYDYFGGTRTVDVHVRRLRAKLGDLEQLIGTVRNVGYRFNVYEDDQLPTARERTDA; this is encoded by the coding sequence TTGGCACAGCTTCTCGTACTCAGCTCCACGCATGGAGGTGGCCCCGTCCTGCCCTCCCTCGAGCTGCTGAGCCACCGCGTCCGGCAGATCCCGGCCGAACCCGCTCAGTTGGTCAACGCTCCGAATGCCGACGTCATCTTCGTCGATGCGCGCGTGGATCTCGTCGGGGCGAAGTCGCTCTGCAAGATCCTCAACACGACCGGCCTCGACGCGCCGCTCATCCTCGTCGTGACGGAAGGCGGGCTGACGGCTGTGTCCACCGACTGGGGCGTCGACGACGTCATCCTCGTCTCGGCGGGCCCCGCAGAGGTCGACGCGCGTGTGCGTCTCGCGATCGGCCGGCAAACGGCGGAGCAGGTCACGACGCGCATCCAGACCTCCGGCATCACGATCGACGAGTCGTCCTACTCCGCGAAGGTGCACGGAAAGCCGCTCGACCTGACGTACAAGGAGTTCCAGCTCCTCCACTTCTTCGCGACGCACCCCTCGCGCGTCTTCACGCGGGAGCAGCTCCTCTCCGAAGTGTGGGGATACGACTACTTCGGCGGCACGCGGACCGTCGACGTGCACGTCCGGCGGCTCCGCGCCAAGCTCGGCGATCTCGAGCAGCTGATCGGCACCGTGCGCAACGTGGGCTATCGGTTCAACGTCTACGAGGACGACCAGCTGCCCACGGCTCGCGAGCGCACCGACGCCTGA
- a CDS encoding folate-binding protein YgfZ, which translates to MSQTFAGIPGAVVDDGGLRHLGSPLTEQRALQAGKALAPLGERVVLAVPGEDRLSWLDSLASQAVSRLAPGVSTELLMLDPHGRVQHAASVIDDGHTTWLIADRGDAAGLLEWLRRMRFRLRVDPQDAGEEYAVVGGTRSAVAGLEPASPHGVPLVWIDPWPDVAIGGWGYAPADPHPGAERDWAEAIVTRAEERRLADEARRGAIALAGRDAVEALRLAAWRPGFADVDDRAIPHELDWLRTAVHLDKGCYRGQETVAKVHNLGHPPRRLVALQLDGSASVLPSPGAIVRTVDDEVGHVTSVARHFEQGPIALAIVRRSTSASAELTVDTEDGPIAAAQEMIVPPEAGATANVPRITKLSRRPLAT; encoded by the coding sequence ATGTCGCAGACGTTCGCGGGGATCCCCGGAGCCGTCGTCGATGACGGCGGCCTCCGTCATCTGGGCAGCCCCCTCACCGAGCAGCGCGCGCTGCAGGCCGGAAAGGCCCTCGCGCCGCTCGGCGAACGCGTCGTCCTCGCCGTTCCCGGCGAGGACCGCCTGTCGTGGCTCGACTCGCTCGCGTCGCAGGCCGTCTCCCGACTCGCTCCCGGCGTGAGCACCGAACTGCTCATGCTCGACCCCCACGGCCGCGTGCAGCACGCGGCATCCGTCATCGACGACGGCCACACGACGTGGCTCATCGCGGATCGCGGCGACGCCGCGGGGCTGCTGGAGTGGCTCCGCCGCATGCGCTTCCGCCTGCGCGTGGATCCTCAGGATGCCGGCGAGGAGTACGCCGTCGTGGGCGGCACGCGGTCGGCCGTCGCGGGGCTCGAGCCTGCATCCCCCCACGGCGTCCCTCTCGTCTGGATCGATCCGTGGCCCGATGTCGCGATCGGCGGCTGGGGCTACGCTCCGGCCGACCCGCACCCCGGTGCGGAGCGCGACTGGGCGGAGGCGATCGTGACGCGCGCGGAAGAGCGGAGGCTCGCCGACGAAGCGCGCCGGGGAGCGATCGCGCTCGCCGGCCGCGATGCCGTCGAAGCACTCCGCCTCGCGGCCTGGCGACCTGGATTCGCCGACGTCGACGATCGTGCGATCCCGCACGAGCTCGACTGGCTCCGCACGGCGGTGCATCTCGACAAAGGCTGCTATCGCGGGCAGGAGACGGTCGCGAAGGTGCACAACCTCGGGCATCCTCCTCGTCGCCTCGTCGCCCTGCAGCTCGACGGAAGCGCGAGCGTGCTGCCATCGCCGGGTGCGATCGTGCGCACCGTAGATGATGAGGTCGGCCACGTGACGTCGGTCGCCCGCCACTTCGAACAGGGCCCCATCGCCCTCGCGATCGTCCGACGCTCCACGTCCGCCTCCGCCGAACTCACCGTCGACACCGAGGACGGCCCGATCGCGGCAGCCCAGGAGATGATCGTGCCGCCCGAAGCGGGCGCGACGGCGAACGTGCCGCGCATCACGAAACTCTCGCGGCGGCCGCTCGCGACGTGA
- a CDS encoding DNA modification methylase: MSTHRTLGVSRSPKRSRLIASIAVGAAVALGTTGCTFMTPQSTQVQYSAAEGVNVFGDGPLAVRNAFIVANDDGTLGNFVAAIVNETDESQTLRVSIGEGDTVDLSIRVPARSVLSLGSEDAEPILIEGPEMLPGADIPGFFESGDNEGTLVSLPILDGQLDYLTDLVPSVGGLD, from the coding sequence ATGTCGACTCATCGCACCTTGGGCGTGTCCCGCTCCCCGAAGCGGTCCCGCCTGATCGCTTCGATCGCGGTCGGCGCTGCCGTTGCCCTCGGCACGACGGGTTGTACGTTCATGACGCCGCAGTCGACGCAGGTCCAGTACTCCGCCGCCGAGGGCGTGAACGTGTTCGGCGACGGACCGCTCGCGGTTCGCAACGCTTTCATCGTCGCCAACGACGACGGCACGCTGGGCAACTTCGTCGCCGCCATCGTCAACGAGACCGATGAATCGCAGACTCTGCGCGTCTCGATCGGAGAGGGCGACACCGTCGACCTCTCGATCCGCGTACCGGCACGCTCGGTGCTGAGCCTCGGTTCGGAAGACGCCGAGCCGATCCTCATCGAGGGCCCTGAGATGCTCCCCGGAGCCGACATCCCCGGCTTCTTCGAGTCGGGCGACAACGAGGGCACCCTCGTCTCTCTCCCGATCCTCGACGGGCAGCTCGACTACCTCACCGACCTCGTACCCTCGGTCGGCGGCCTCGACTGA
- a CDS encoding CarD family transcriptional regulator has protein sequence MLFEVGETVVYPHHGAATIIEVKERVIKGETKKYLKLNVTQGDLVIEVPAENVDLVGVRDVIGKDGLERVFEVLRAPFTEEPTNWSRRYKANLEKLASGDVIKVSEVVRDLWRRDQDRGLSAGEKRMLAKAKQILVSELALAEKTDEEKASVILDEVLAS, from the coding sequence ATGCTTTTTGAGGTTGGCGAGACCGTCGTTTATCCGCACCACGGGGCCGCGACGATCATCGAAGTCAAGGAACGCGTCATCAAGGGCGAGACGAAGAAGTACTTGAAGCTCAACGTCACGCAGGGAGACCTCGTCATCGAGGTTCCCGCTGAGAATGTCGACCTCGTCGGCGTTCGCGACGTGATCGGCAAGGACGGTCTCGAGCGGGTCTTCGAAGTCCTGCGTGCACCGTTCACCGAGGAGCCGACCAACTGGTCCCGCCGCTATAAGGCGAACCTCGAGAAGCTCGCCTCCGGCGACGTGATCAAGGTCAGCGAGGTCGTTCGCGACCTGTGGCGCCGCGATCAGGACCGCGGACTCTCCGCCGGTGAGAAGCGCATGCTCGCGAAGGCGAAGCAGATTCTCGTCTCCGAGCTCGCGCTCGCTGAGAAGACCGACGAAGAGAAGGCCAGCGTCATTCTCGACGAGGTCCTCGCCTCCTAA